DNA sequence from the Deinococcus multiflagellatus genome:
GCCGTCTATGACACCTGAGGTAAACCCCAATTGTCGCGTGCACTGCCTCCGCGCAGTCGGCTTGGCAATGTATGGATCAACCCTCAAGAACCCCTAAAGGTGCGAACGTTGCCGATCTGACACCGCCCCGGCCCCGGCGCTGCTTACCGTGACCCCATGACTGGAACCGCGCGGCAGATCACCCTGGTCCTGGCCACCGTGCTGACCCTGGTGATGAACTACCTCAGCAACGCCCTGCCCCTGTTCGGCAACAGCAACAAGGAGGTCAGTGACTCGCTGCCCAACGCCTTTACGCCGGCTGGGCTGACCTTCGCGGTGTGGGGGCCAATCTTCCTGGGGCTGCTGGTGTTCGCCGTGTATCAGGCGCTGCCTGCCCAGCGCACGGCGCGCTATGACCGGCTGTTCTGGCCATTTCTGCTGGCCAACCTCCTGAACGTTTCCTGGCTGCTGGCCTTCCAGAGCCTGAATATCGCCCTGAGTGTTCCCATCATGCTGGCGCTACTGGTCAGCCTGATCTGGCTGTACCTGACGGTGCGCGGCCTGAAGCCCCTGGGCGCCGAGGCCCTGGCGCTGCAGGTGCCGGCCAGCCTGTATCTGGCCTGGATCAGCGTGGCGACCATAACGAACATCACCGCGTTTCTGGTCAGCATCGGGGTCACGGGGGGCGCCCTGGGCCTCAGCGCGCAGCTGTGGTCGGCCCTGCTGGTGGTGATCGCCGCCGTGATCGGGGTGTTCTTCCTGGTGCGCTTCCACGACTACGCCTTTGCCGCTGTGC
Encoded proteins:
- a CDS encoding tryptophan-rich sensory protein, encoding MTGTARQITLVLATVLTLVMNYLSNALPLFGNSNKEVSDSLPNAFTPAGLTFAVWGPIFLGLLVFAVYQALPAQRTARYDRLFWPFLLANLLNVSWLLAFQSLNIALSVPIMLALLVSLIWLYLTVRGLKPLGAEALALQVPASLYLAWISVATITNITAFLVSIGVTGGALGLSAQLWSALLVVIAAVIGVFFLVRFHDYAFAAVLLWAFYGVYVARTDTATVALGVLVAAALVVLAGLASLRGRKAAL